From Pseudomonas sp. AN-1:
CTGAGGCCGGTGCCTTCCTGCACGCCCCAGCCGGCCAGCCAGCCGACACCGGCACCGACCAGGGCGCCCAGCGGCCCGCCGGCAGCGCCGCCGACCATCACGCCGGTCAGCGTGCCAACCGACTTGCCGGCGGTGTTGTCATGGGCAGGCGACAGTACTTCGTCGGCCTGCACGCCTCCTGCGATGAGCAGGCAGGCGCTCAACGCGAGAGAAACGGTGATCGAAGGTTTCATCTTGGGGTCTCCTCAAACTGGTACAGCGCGTACATCCAGTCAGGCTGGCGTGGCCGCACTGTTCTCTTCGTGAATACGCAGCACCGTTGCCAGCTCCGTGCGCACCAAGGGGTCCGCGCAGTCGGGCAGCGCCTCCTGCAGCTTGCGGATCACCCAGCGCTGGCCGCGGTCGATGAACGCCAGGCGTTCATGCAGATCGGCGATGGCCATCGCCCTGGCGTGGAACTCGCCGGTCTGCCGGTTCGGCTCCAGGCCCAGGTGCTGCATGCAGGCCAGCAGGCGTCGGCAGCTTTCCCCCTCGCCGGCCAGGATCTGCTCCAGCAGCGGCCGCAGCTCCGGATCCTGGCACTCCCGCAGGCTCGCCGAAGCCACCTGGACGCCGGCACGTTCGGCACTGAGCAGGGTTTGCAGCAATTCATCGAGCGGCAGGGACATGGTTCGAACTCCTGTAGTGCGGGATCTCCAGCGGATTCCCGGGCGGGGTGGACGGTTCCAGTGTCACGCCTGGCGATGCATTTGGATAACGAATATTGCTGCACCTTCGGATCATTTTTTTTGCACCAAAGGCCGTGTGGAGTCCCCTCTTCCAGGGCCGCCGGAAACAAAAAGACCGCCCGACGCATGCGCCTCGGGCGGCCAAAGGGTGACACTCTCAGCAAATCACATGTACAGCACGACCAGATCGTTGATCACCGCCGGGCGCTCGCTGCCGACCACGTGGATGTTCAGTTCCAGGGTCAGCTGGGTGCCGCGCTTGCCGATCTCCACGGCCTTGACCCGGCCGCGGGCGTGGATGCGCGAGCCGGCCGGCACCGGGCTGGGGAAGCGCAGGCGGTCGGAGCCGTAGTTGACCATGTTGGTGAAGCCGACGATCTCGTGGTCGAACGGCACCTTGAGGCGCGACATCAGCACCTGGACCAGCGCACCGTGGGCGATGGTGCCGCCGAACGGGCCCTGCTTGCGGGCGCGTTCCGGGTCGGTGTGGATCCAGTAGTCGTCGCCGGACAGCTTGGCGAATTCGTCGATCAGCGCCTGATCGACGACGATCTGGTTGCTCCACGCGGTGAACTGCTCGCTGACCAGCGCGTGCAGGGCCTCGGCGTCGTCGACGCGGATCTGCCGGCGCGGTGCCTGCTCCTCGACCTGCTCGACCGCCTCGGGCTCGTCGAAGCGGCGCGGGGCCACGTCCTTGTCGACGCCGGTGAA
This genomic window contains:
- a CDS encoding OB-fold domain-containing protein, with protein sequence MSTNKPMPVPTEISAPFWAGLKEQRLTIPQCQACGHWIFYPRRHCDRCYSHDLKWQEVSGSGTLYSFTVARIPTLPDFADEAPQKLAVVELDEGVRINTTLVGLAEDEIKVGMRLKPVFDTVDAEGRTLLRFTGVDKDVAPRRFDEPEAVEQVEEQAPRRQIRVDDAEALHALVSEQFTAWSNQIVVDQALIDEFAKLSGDDYWIHTDPERARKQGPFGGTIAHGALVQVLMSRLKVPFDHEIVGFTNMVNYGSDRLRFPSPVPAGSRIHARGRVKAVEIGKRGTQLTLELNIHVVGSERPAVINDLVVLYM
- a CDS encoding DUF6306 domain-containing protein, with the translated sequence MSLPLDELLQTLLSAERAGVQVASASLRECQDPELRPLLEQILAGEGESCRRLLACMQHLGLEPNRQTGEFHARAMAIADLHERLAFIDRGQRWVIRKLQEALPDCADPLVRTELATVLRIHEENSAATPA